CTCGGCGAAGGCACCGGCGGACCGGATCGTCGTCAACCCCGACGCGTACGCCGTCCTCGGCGACTTCGGCAAGCAGGTCGTCCTCACCCACGAGACGACCCACGTCGCCACCCGCGCCCACACCAACGCCGCGACCCCGCTGTGGCTCTCCGAGGGCTACGCGGACTGGGTCGGCTACCGGGGCACCGGCCGCGCGGCCCCCGAGGTGGCCCCGGAGCTCCGGCGTGCGCTGGCGGAGGGACGGCTCCCGGCCGCCCTCCCCGCCGACGCCGACTTCGGCTTCGACGGCGACTCCGGGAGACTCGCCCAGGCCTACGAGAGCGGGTGGCTGGCCTGCCGCCTGATCGCCGACCGCTGGGGCGAGGTCCGCCTGGACGAGTTCTACCGGGCGGTCGGGGCGCACGGGGAGCGGGAGGGGGCGGTGGAGGGTGCCTTGGAGGAGGTTCTGGGCACGTCGGTCGAGGAGTTCACGGGGGAGTGGCGGGAGTACGTTCGGGCGCAGCTGGGTTGAGGGTGGGGGTGTGGGGGTGCGGTGTCGGGTGCGGGTCCGGTGGGGCTTCTCGCGCAGTTCCCCGCGCCCCTGAAAAGCAGGGGCTGCGCCCCGCGCTCTTCAGGCCCGCAGGGCCTGCGCTTTCAGGGGCGCGGGGAACTGCGCGACCAGCCCCCACGCGCCCGCACCCGACACCGCACCCCACACCCCCACCCTCAGGAACCCAACGGCTCCTTCGCACGCTCGGCCCGCTCCGGGGCGCGCCCCGGAGCGCCCCCCACCACCGTCTCCCGCCACAACTCGAACGCCGCCAGGAGCGCCGCCAGGACGAGGAGGCCGTTGCGGACGAAGAGGAGCGTGACGCCCAGCCAGTCGCTGGCCACGACATGGCCGAACCAGATCGGGAACTCCAGGACGGTCACGAAGGACGCCACCAGGACCATGACCGCCGACGGCCCCATACGGCTCGCCCGGAAGCAGAGACAGACGGCGGCCAGGCCCACCAGCCACACCATGTACTGGGGGCTGATCACCCGACTCGTGGCCGTGAACATCAGGACCCCCACGAACGCCGCGTCCGCGAGGCTGTGCGGCGCGAACCGCCGCGCCCGCACCCGCCACAGCAGCAGCCAGGCGAAGGCCACCCCGCTGAGCACCAGGGCCGCGTCGCTGACGACGTCGACGTGCGGGCCGAGGAACTCCACCGAGCCGTAGTTGAGCAGTACCTCCCCCTCCCAGCCGAACTGCCGGGCCACATGGAACACCAGCGCGCCCAGCGACTCCACCTCGGTGCCCCGGTCGCGCTGGAAGGTCAGGAAGGCGAAGGCGCCGGGCATGGCCAGGGCGAAGCCGGCCGCCAGTGTGAGGCCGGTGGCCGCCGCCCAGGTCCAGGCGGCACGCCGGCGGGCGCCCAGGAGCAGCAGCGCCGGCCACACCTTCAGCAGGGCCGCGAAGGCCGTCAGCGCCCCCATCGCGCGCGGATGGCGGCTGCCGGCCAGGAGGGCCGCGACCGCCACCGCCGTCACCATCACGTCGTACCGGGCGTACACGGTCGGACCCAGCAGGGGCAGGCCCACCACCCACACCCGGGCGCCGCGCCAGGTCTTCCCGGGACGCGCGCCCGCGTGGAGGAGCAGCGCGAGGACCCCGAGGTCGGCGAGGAAGGCGAGGACGAAGAAGGCCGACGCGTAGTCCAGGAAGGGCAGCAGCGCGGGGGAGAGGATCGCGAGGGCGGCGGCGGGCGGGTACTGCCAGGTGACGTCGTCCAGGGGATACGTTCCCGCACGCAGGGTCCCGTACCAGCCGTGGTAGATCACCGAGACGTCGCCGGTGACGTCCGGCCCCGGGAACACGAACACCTTGAAGACGAACAGCAGCAGGAGCAGCCGGCTCGCGCCCCAGAGGGTGAGCAGCCCGAACGGCAACCGTCGCGAGCCCGTCATGTCCGTCTGAGCCACGTGAGTCCCTGTCCGTCCGCGCGCTGGTTCGTGTTGGTGAGGGACATGATCCCCCGTCGGGCTGTGAGGCTGCCGTGAAGCATGGCCGGGGCGGTGGGGCGAGGGCCCGTTCGGTAGGGTCGGCGGCGATGTACAAGACCCTGATCGTGACCAACGACTTCCCGCCCCGGCCCGGCGGCATCCAGGCGTTTCTGCACAACATGGCGCTGCGGCTGGACCCCGAGCGCCTCGTCGTCTACGCGTCGACGTGGAAGCGGAGCCGGGAGGGCGTGGAGGCGACGGCCGCCTTCGACGCCGAGCAGCCCTTCACCGTCGTCCGTGACCGGACGACCATGTTGCTGCCGACGCCCGCCGTCACCCGCCGCGCGGTCTCGTTGCTGCGCGAGCACGGTTGTACGTCGGTGTGGTTCGGCGCGGCGGCCCCCCTCGGCCTGATGGCCCCCGCGCTGCGTCGGGCGGGCGCGCGGCGGCTGGTGGCCACCACGCACGGCCACGAGGCGGGCTGGGCGCAGCTGCCCGCCGCCCGGCAGCTGCTGCGGCGCATCGGCGAGGGCACGGACACGATCACCTACCTGGGCGAGTACACCCGCTCCCGGATCGCCACGGCCCTCACCCCGGACGCGGCCGGGCGGATGGTCCAGCTGCCGCCCGGCGTCGACGAGAAGACGTTCCACCCCGGCTCCGGCGGCGCCGACGTCCGCGCCGGGCTGGGCCTCACCGACCGCCCGGTCGTCGTCTGCGTCTCCCGGCTGGTGCCGCGCAAGGGGCAGGACACGCTGATCCGGGCGATGCCCGGCATCCTCGCGGCGGAGCCCGAGGCGGTGCTCCTGATCGTCGGCGGCGGACCGTACGAGAAGGAGCTGTGCCGGCTCGCCCACGAGACCGGGGTCGCCGGGTCCGTCCGCTTCACCGGCGCCGTCCCCTGGTCCGAGCTGCCCGCCCACTACGGCGCCGGTGACGTCTTCGCCATGCCGTGCCGCACCCGACGGGGCGGTCTGGACGTCGAAGGGCTGGGGATCGTCTACCTGGAAGCCTCCGCCACCGGTCTGCCCGTCGTGGCGGGCGACTCCGGCGGCGCCCCCGACGCCGTGCTCGACGGCGAGACCGGCTGGGTCGTACGGGGCGGCTCCTCGACGGACACCGCCGAACGCGTCGTCACCCTCCTCGGTGACCCGGAGCTCCGGGCCCGCATGGGACAGCGGGGACGGGAGTGGGTGGAGGAGAAATGGCGCTGGGACCAGTTGGCGGAGCGGCTGGAAGCCCTGTTGTGAAGGCCGCCCCATAGGTCCGTTCCAATCCCTGTCGCGCATCTAGCCGGAGCCGGAAAATCCGCACATGCTGCGCACATGACAGCAAAACTGATGCAGCGTCACCTGACGAGACGTCACATACTTGGTATGGCCGCCCTCCAGACGGCGGCCGCCCTCGGGCTCACCCGCATCGACCTCCGGTCCGCACACGCGGCCGAGCCCGACGCCGTCGACAACGCCCCGGCGATCGTCATCGGTTCCGGCTACGGCGCCGCCGTGGCCGCCCTCCGGCTCGGCCAGGCCGGCATCCGCACCCTCGTCCTGGAGATGGGCAAGGCCTGGAACACGCCCGGCTCCGACGGCAAGATCTTCTGTTCGACCAGGGAACCGGACGAGCGGTCCATGTGGTTCAAGACCCGGACCGAGGCCCCGCTCGCCACGTTCCTCTGGCTGGACGTCGTCAACCAGGACATCAGCCCCTACCCCGGCGTGCTGGACCGGGTCCGCTACGCCAACATGTCGGTCTTCCTCGGCCGGGGCGTCGGCGGCGGCTCCCTCGTCAACGGCAGCATGGCCGTCACCCCGCTCCGGTCGTACTTCGCCGAGCAGTTCCCGACCGTCGACACCGCCGAGATGTACGCCACGTACTTCCCGCGCGCCCGCGCCATGCTCGGCGTCAACACCATCGACCCCGCGTGGTTCGAGTCCACCGAGTGGTACCGCTTCAGCCGGATCTCCCGGGCCCACGCCGAGAAGACCGGCCTGAAGACCACCTTCGTGCCCAGCGTCTACGACTTCGACCACATGCGGCGCGAGGCCGCCGGCACGGCGACGAAGTCGGCCCTCGCCGGAGAGGTCATCTACGGCAACAACCACGGCAAGAAGAGCCTCGACAAGACGTACCTGGCCGCCGCCCTCGGCACCGGCAACGTCACCATCCACACCCTGGAACGGGCCAGGGGCATCCGCCGGCTGAGCGACGGCACGTACGTCGTCACCGTCGACCGTATCGACGGCACGGGCGCGGTCGTCGAGACCAAGGAGTACGGCTGCACCTACCTGTTCCTCGGCGCCGGCAGCGTCGGCACCACCGAACTCCTCGTCCGCGCACGGGCGAAGGGCACCCTCCCCGCGCTGGACACGAGTGTCGGCGCCGGCTGGGGCTCGAACGGCAACGTGATGCTCGGCCGGGCCAACCACCTGTGGGACACGGTCGGGGCGAACCAGTCGACCATGCCGGTCATGGGCATCGACGACTGGGCCAACACCGCCAACCCCGTCTTCGCCGAGATCGCCCCGCTGCCCACCGGCCTCGAACACTGGGTCAGCCTCTACCTGGCGATCACCAAGAACACCGAGCGCGCCTCCTTCACCTACGACGCCGCCAGCGACTCGGCGAAGCTCGGCTGGAGCGCCGCCCAGAGCGCGGTCTCCTCGGCCATGGCCAAGAAGCTCTTCGACCGGATCAACTCCGCCAACTCCACGATGTACCGGTACGACCTGTTCGGCTCGTCCAACAAGGTGTTCGCCGACGACTTCACGTACCACCCGCTGGGCGGCTGTGTGCTGGGCAAGGCGACCGACGGCTACGGGAGGGTGAAGGGGTATTCGAAGCTGTACGTCACCGACGGTTCGCTGGTGCCCGGCTCGATCGGGGTGAACCCGTTCGTCACGATCACCGCGCTCGCGGAACGCACGATGGCGCGGGTCCTCGTGGAGGACACCGCGCCATGACCGTCGTACGTGTCTGAACTACTTCTGGTAGATCGCCTCGATCTCGTCCGCGTAGTCCTTCGCCACCACGTTGCGCTTGAGCTTCAAAGACGGCGTCAGGTGGCCCGACTCCTCCGTGAACTGGGAGGACAGAATGCGGAACTTCCGCACCGATTCCGCCTTCGACACCGCGGCGTTGCCGTCGTCGATCGCGGCCTGGACGGCCGCGTTCAGATCGGCGTCCGCGCTCAGCGACGCCGCGGTGGAGCCCGCCGGCTTGCCGTGCTCGGCGGCCCAACGGCCCAGGAACTCCTCGTCGATGGTGACCAGCGCGCCGACGAACGGCCGTCCGTCACCCACCACCATGCACTCCGCGACCAGCGCGTGGGCGCGGATACGGTCCTCGATCACGGCCGGGGCGACGTTCTTGCCGCCCGCGGTGACGATGATCTCCTTCTTGCGGCCGGTGATCCGGAGATAGCCGTCCTCGTCGAGGGTGCCGATGTCACCGGTGTGGAACCAGCCGTCGGCCAGCGCCTCCTCGGTCGCGCCCGGGTTGTTCCAGTACTCCTTGAACAGGTGCTCGCCGTGCAGCAGCACCTCCCCGTCGTCCGCGATCCGGACGACGGACCCCGGCAGCGGCTGTCCGACCGTACCGATCTTCTGCCGGTCCCAGGGGTTGAACGCGGTCGCCGCGCAGGACTCGGTGAGACCGTAGCCCTCCAGGACCGTGAAACCGATGCCCCGGAAGAAGTGGCCCAGGCGCTCGCCCAGCGGGGCGCCGCCCGAGATCGCGAACTCGCCCTTGCCGCCGAGCACCGCGCGCAGCTTGCTGTAGACGAGCTTGTCGAACACCTTGTGCTTGATCTTCAGACCGAGGGCCGGGCCGGACGCGCTGTCCAGCGCCTTGCTGTACGCGATCGCCGTGTCCGCGGCCTTGTCGAAGATCTTGCCCTTGCCGTCCGCCTGCGCCTTGGCCCGCGCCGAGTTGTAGACCTTCTCGAACACCCGCGGCACACCGAGGATCAGCGTCGGACGGAAGGAGGCCAACTCGTCGGTGAGGTTCTTGATGTCCGGTACGGTGCCCAGCTTGATCGGCGCCATCATGGGCGCGACCTGCACGAGCCGTCCGAAGACGTGCGCGAGCGGGAGGAAGAGCAGGACCGAGCACTCGCCCGTACGGAACAGGGGCCGCAGCCGCTCCACCACGTTCCCGCACTCGGCGAAGAAGCTGCGGTGGGTGAGCACGCACCCCTTCGGGCGGCCCGTGGTACCGGAGGTGTAGACGATGGTCGCCGGGTCGTCTGCCTTCGCCAGCGAACTGCGCTCGTCGACGGCCGCGTCGGTGACGTCCTGGCCGAGGCGGCCCAACTCCTCCACCCCGCCGCCCTCGATCTGCCAGACGTGCTTCAACGCCGGCAGCCGGTCGCGCACCGACTCGACGGCGGCCGTGTGCCCGTCCAGTTCCACGATCATGGCGGTCGCGCCCGAGTCGGCGAGGATCCACTGCACCTGCTCCGGCGAGCTGGTCTCGTAGATCGGCACGGTGACCGCGCCGGCCGTCCAGATCGCGAAGTCCAGCAGAGTCCACTCGTAGCGGGTGCGGGACATCAGGCCGACCCGGTCGCCCGGCTGGACCCCGGCGGCGATGAGCCCCTTGGCCGCGGTGCGCACCTCGGCCAGGAACTGGACGGCGTTCACGTCCTGCCAGGCGCCGTCCACCTTGCGGGCGATCACGGCGACATCGGGATGCTGCGCGGCGTTTCTGCGGACGATGTCGGTCAGATTGCCGTCCGTCGGGACCTCGTACAAAGCCGGAAGGCTGAACTCGCGCAAGACTGCTGCTCCTCATAGGGCGCCGGCGCCACGACTCTGTGTTGCTGCGACGGTGCGGTCCAAGGCTGGGCGAGCGCTCAGGTCCCGCGTGGTTCCTTGGGTCTGACTGGTTGAAAACCTGAGCACAACTGGACTGCCCGGACGTTACCCGTCGGTATGGCCTCTCCGCGAGGGGGGTCCGGTGAGATGTTCTCCGCGTCACACATGGGGGCTCTCCCCGGGAAGAATAATCCCCTCACTTGCTGACTGGCCAGTAACCGCACGTGCGACCGGCTCTGTTCACGTATGCCGCACGCGCCTACGCTTGATCGTCATGGCACGCACACCGGACGGTAACGGCAGAACGCGCATTCACGTGGTCAGCGACGTGCACGGCAACGCGCACGACCTGGCCTCGGCGGGTGAGGGCGCCGACGCCCTGGTGTGCCTGGGCGATCTGGTTCTCTTCCTCGACTACGCCGATCACTCCCGCGGCATCTTCCCCGACCTCTTCGGCGCCGAGAACGCCACCCGGCTCGTCGAACTGCGCACCGCCCGGCGGTTCGAGGAGGCGCGCGAACTCGGGGCCCGGCTCTGGGCCGGCGTGGGCGAGGACCGCTCCGCCGTGATCGAGAGGGCCGTCCGCAAGCAGTACGCCGAACTGTTCGCGGCCTTCCCCACACCGACGTACGCCACCTACGGCAACGTCGACATACCGAAACTGTGGCCCGAGTACGCGGGCCCGGGGACGACCGTGCTCGACGGCGAACGGGTGGAGATCGGCGGCCGGGTCTTCGGCTTCGTGGGCGGCGGTCTGCGCACCCCCATGCGGACCCCCTACGAGATCAGTGACGAGGAGTACGCGGCCAAGATCGAGGCGGTGGGAGAGGTGGACGTGCTCTGCACGCACATCCCGCCGGAGGTGCCCGAACTGATCTACGACACGGTGGCGCGCCGATTCGAGCGGGGGAGCCGGGCGCTGCTGGAGGCGATCCGCAGGACCCGCCCCCGGTACGCGCTGTTCGGGCACGTCCACCAGCCGCTGGCCCGGCGGATGCGGATCGGGGCGACGGAGTGCGTCAACGTCGGACACTTCGCGGGCAGCGGGAAGCCGTGGGCGCTGGAGTGGTGAACGCCGGGTGGGGTGGCAAGGGTTCGGCGGGCGCGCGGTAGCCTTCACGCTGCACATACGTGCGCACCCACCTCCCTCACCGGACAGTCTCTGGAGGAGCCACGGCGATGGCGGAATTCACGAGTTCGAGCATCACGATCGAGGCTGCGGCGGCCGACGTCATGGGAGTGATCGCCGACTTCGCCCGCTACCCGGACTGGACGGGCGAGGTGAAGGAGGCGGAGGTGCTGGAGACCGACGGCCAGGGCCGCGCCGAGCAGGTCCGGCTCGTCATGGACGCGGGCGCGATCAAGGACGATCAGACGCTGGCGTACACCTGGACCGGGGCGAACGAGGTCTCCTGGACACTGGTCAAGTCCCAGATGCTCCGCTCCCTCGACGGCTCCTACATCCTCAAGCCGGTGAGCGACTCGGTGACCGAGGTGACCTACCAGCTCACCGTCGACGTCAAGATCCCCATGCTCGGGATGATCAAGCGCAAGGCGGAGAAGGTCATCATCGACCGGGCGCTGGCGGGCCTGAAGAAGAGGGTGGAGTCCGGCGTGTAGTTTTTTTGCCCCTGACGGGGCGCGCCCCGTTGCCCCCGACTGCGGGCGGTCGTGCCGCTGGGGCGGCACGGGTGGGCGCAGGCGGCACCCGGTGAGCGCCGGTAAGCGTCCCCATCCCCGCTCAGCCCCAGCGTCGGGTGCCGACGTGGCGCCGGTCCCGGTCCCGCTGGGTTACCGTTCACCCCCATGCGCACCATCCTGATCACCGGGCAAGGCGGCAGCGGCCGTACGACGGTCGCTGCGGCCACGGCGCTGGACGCGGCCCGCGCGGGCACCCGCGCGCTGGTCCTCAGCGCCGACCGCGCGGACGGGCTGGGCGCGGCCCTCGGCACGGCCACGGGACCGGAACCCGTGAAGGTGGCGCCGAACCTCACCGCCTGGCGCCCCGACGCCGCGGCCGGCTTCCGGGAGGACCTCGTCGCGTTCCAGGAGCGCGCCGCGTCCGTCCTCGACCTGCTGGGCGCGGGACGGCTGGACGCCGAGGAGCTCACGCCCCTGCCCGGCGCCGAGGAACTCGCCCTGCTGCGGGCGCTGCGCGACGCCGCGCTGTCGGAGGCGTACGACCTGCTCGTCGTCGATCTGCCCCCCGCACCACAGGCCCTCGCCCTGCTCGGTCTCCCCGAGGAGTTGCGGCGGTACCTGCGCCGGCTGCTCCCACCGGAGCGACAGGCGGCCCGTGCGCTGCGGCCGGTCCTCGGCCGGCTCGCCGGAGTGCCGATGCCCTCCGAGTGGCTGTACGAGACGGCCGCCCGCTGGGACGTCGAACTGGCCGCCGTCGCCGCGATCGTCGAGGACCCGGGGACGAGTGTGCGACTGGTCGCGGAGCCCGGTCCGGCCGGCGCCGACCAGATGCGCCTCGCGGGCGTCGGACTCGCCCTGCGGGCCCTCCCCGTCGACCTGCTGATCGCCAACCGCGTCCTGCCCCAGGGCACGCACGACACCTGGCTCGCCGGCCTCGTCGCCCAGCAGCGCAAGGCGTTGGAGGAGTGGGAGGAGCAGGGCGCGACCCGTCCCGTACGGGGCGTCGGCCACCTCGGACGCGACCCCCGCGGCCCCGACGACCTCGCCGCTCTCGGCGTACCCGGTACGGGTGACTCTCCCGCACGCGTCGTCTGGCCCGTCACCGACAACCTCGGGGACGAGGGCGTGCTCGTGTGGCACATCCCGCTGCCCGGCGCGATACGGGACGAGCTGGATCTCATCCGGCGCGGCGACGAGTTGGTCGTCACGGCGGGCCCGATGCGCCGTATCGTTCCGCTGCCGTCGGCACTGCGCCGCTGCACGGTCGACGGCGCGGCCCTGCGCGACGGCAGCCTG
The DNA window shown above is from Streptomyces akebiae and carries:
- a CDS encoding glycosyltransferase family 87 protein — encoded protein: MTGSRRLPFGLLTLWGASRLLLLLFVFKVFVFPGPDVTGDVSVIYHGWYGTLRAGTYPLDDVTWQYPPAAALAILSPALLPFLDYASAFFVLAFLADLGVLALLLHAGARPGKTWRGARVWVVGLPLLGPTVYARYDVMVTAVAVAALLAGSRHPRAMGALTAFAALLKVWPALLLLGARRRAAWTWAAATGLTLAAGFALAMPGAFAFLTFQRDRGTEVESLGALVFHVARQFGWEGEVLLNYGSVEFLGPHVDVVSDAALVLSGVAFAWLLLWRVRARRFAPHSLADAAFVGVLMFTATSRVISPQYMVWLVGLAAVCLCFRASRMGPSAVMVLVASFVTVLEFPIWFGHVVASDWLGVTLLFVRNGLLVLAALLAAFELWRETVVGGAPGRAPERAERAKEPLGS
- a CDS encoding glycosyltransferase family 4 protein — protein: MYKTLIVTNDFPPRPGGIQAFLHNMALRLDPERLVVYASTWKRSREGVEATAAFDAEQPFTVVRDRTTMLLPTPAVTRRAVSLLREHGCTSVWFGAAAPLGLMAPALRRAGARRLVATTHGHEAGWAQLPAARQLLRRIGEGTDTITYLGEYTRSRIATALTPDAAGRMVQLPPGVDEKTFHPGSGGADVRAGLGLTDRPVVVCVSRLVPRKGQDTLIRAMPGILAAEPEAVLLIVGGGPYEKELCRLAHETGVAGSVRFTGAVPWSELPAHYGAGDVFAMPCRTRRGGLDVEGLGIVYLEASATGLPVVAGDSGGAPDAVLDGETGWVVRGGSSTDTAERVVTLLGDPELRARMGQRGREWVEEKWRWDQLAERLEALL
- a CDS encoding GMC oxidoreductase — translated: MQRHLTRRHILGMAALQTAAALGLTRIDLRSAHAAEPDAVDNAPAIVIGSGYGAAVAALRLGQAGIRTLVLEMGKAWNTPGSDGKIFCSTREPDERSMWFKTRTEAPLATFLWLDVVNQDISPYPGVLDRVRYANMSVFLGRGVGGGSLVNGSMAVTPLRSYFAEQFPTVDTAEMYATYFPRARAMLGVNTIDPAWFESTEWYRFSRISRAHAEKTGLKTTFVPSVYDFDHMRREAAGTATKSALAGEVIYGNNHGKKSLDKTYLAAALGTGNVTIHTLERARGIRRLSDGTYVVTVDRIDGTGAVVETKEYGCTYLFLGAGSVGTTELLVRARAKGTLPALDTSVGAGWGSNGNVMLGRANHLWDTVGANQSTMPVMGIDDWANTANPVFAEIAPLPTGLEHWVSLYLAITKNTERASFTYDAASDSAKLGWSAAQSAVSSAMAKKLFDRINSANSTMYRYDLFGSSNKVFADDFTYHPLGGCVLGKATDGYGRVKGYSKLYVTDGSLVPGSIGVNPFVTITALAERTMARVLVEDTAP
- a CDS encoding AMP-dependent synthetase/ligase; this translates as MREFSLPALYEVPTDGNLTDIVRRNAAQHPDVAVIARKVDGAWQDVNAVQFLAEVRTAAKGLIAAGVQPGDRVGLMSRTRYEWTLLDFAIWTAGAVTVPIYETSSPEQVQWILADSGATAMIVELDGHTAAVESVRDRLPALKHVWQIEGGGVEELGRLGQDVTDAAVDERSSLAKADDPATIVYTSGTTGRPKGCVLTHRSFFAECGNVVERLRPLFRTGECSVLLFLPLAHVFGRLVQVAPMMAPIKLGTVPDIKNLTDELASFRPTLILGVPRVFEKVYNSARAKAQADGKGKIFDKAADTAIAYSKALDSASGPALGLKIKHKVFDKLVYSKLRAVLGGKGEFAISGGAPLGERLGHFFRGIGFTVLEGYGLTESCAATAFNPWDRQKIGTVGQPLPGSVVRIADDGEVLLHGEHLFKEYWNNPGATEEALADGWFHTGDIGTLDEDGYLRITGRKKEIIVTAGGKNVAPAVIEDRIRAHALVAECMVVGDGRPFVGALVTIDEEFLGRWAAEHGKPAGSTAASLSADADLNAAVQAAIDDGNAAVSKAESVRKFRILSSQFTEESGHLTPSLKLKRNVVAKDYADEIEAIYQK
- a CDS encoding metallophosphoesterase family protein — protein: MVSDVHGNAHDLASAGEGADALVCLGDLVLFLDYADHSRGIFPDLFGAENATRLVELRTARRFEEARELGARLWAGVGEDRSAVIERAVRKQYAELFAAFPTPTYATYGNVDIPKLWPEYAGPGTTVLDGERVEIGGRVFGFVGGGLRTPMRTPYEISDEEYAAKIEAVGEVDVLCTHIPPEVPELIYDTVARRFERGSRALLEAIRRTRPRYALFGHVHQPLARRMRIGATECVNVGHFAGSGKPWALEW
- a CDS encoding SRPBCC family protein, which gives rise to MAEFTSSSITIEAAAADVMGVIADFARYPDWTGEVKEAEVLETDGQGRAEQVRLVMDAGAIKDDQTLAYTWTGANEVSWTLVKSQMLRSLDGSYILKPVSDSVTEVTYQLTVDVKIPMLGMIKRKAEKVIIDRALAGLKKRVESGV
- a CDS encoding ArsA family ATPase, producing MRTILITGQGGSGRTTVAAATALDAARAGTRALVLSADRADGLGAALGTATGPEPVKVAPNLTAWRPDAAAGFREDLVAFQERAASVLDLLGAGRLDAEELTPLPGAEELALLRALRDAALSEAYDLLVVDLPPAPQALALLGLPEELRRYLRRLLPPERQAARALRPVLGRLAGVPMPSEWLYETAARWDVELAAVAAIVEDPGTSVRLVAEPGPAGADQMRLAGVGLALRALPVDLLIANRVLPQGTHDTWLAGLVAQQRKALEEWEEQGATRPVRGVGHLGRDPRGPDDLAALGVPGTGDSPARVVWPVTDNLGDEGVLVWHIPLPGAIRDELDLIRRGDELVVTAGPMRRIVPLPSALRRCTVDGAALRDGSLRIRFAPDPQLWPRTR